One window of Chionomys nivalis chromosome 18, mChiNiv1.1, whole genome shotgun sequence genomic DNA carries:
- the Rbm15 gene encoding RNA-binding protein 15, whose amino-acid sequence MRSAGREPLPRRSPRWRRASPLCETSAGWRVSQLRRDDLRRPSTMKGKERSPVKPKRSRGGEDSSSRGERSKKLGGSGGSNGSSSGKADGGGSRRSLHLDKSSSRGGSREYDTGGGSSSSRLHSYSSPSTKNSSGGGESRSSSRGGGGESRSSGAASSAPGGGDGVEYKTLKISELGSQLSDEAVEDGLFHEFKRFGDVSVKISHLSGSGSGDERVAFVNFRRPEDARAAKHARGRLVLYDRPLKIEAVYVSRRRSRSPLDKDPYPPSSSVVGSSVGSHRHAPGGGGGQRSLSPGGAALGYRDYRLQQLALGRLPPPPPPPLPRELERERDYPFYDRVRPAYSLEPRVGAGAGAAPFREVDEISPEDDQRANRTLFLGNLDITVTENDLRRAFDRFGVITEVDIKRPSRGQTSTYGFLKFENLDMSHRAKLAMSGKIIIRNPIKIGYGKATPTTRLWVGGLGPWVPLAALAREFDRFGTIRTIDYRKGDSWAYIQYESLDAAHAAWTHMRGFPLGGPDRRLRVDFADTEHRYQQQYLQPLPLTHYELVTDTFGHRAPDPLRSARDRTPPLLYRDRDRDLYTDSDWVPPPPPVRERSARAAASAVTAYEPLDSLDRRRDGWSLDRDRGDRDLPSSRDQPRKRRLPEESGGRHLDRSPESDRPRKRHCTPSPDRSPELSSNRDRYNSDNDRSSRLLLLERPSPIRDRRGSLEKSQSEKRDRKNSASAERDRKHRTAAPTEGKNPLKKEERSDGNAPSTSTSSSKQKPPSQKQDGGTAPVAASSPKLCLAWQGMLLLKNSNFPSNMHLLQGDLQVASSLLVEGSTGGKVAQLKITQRLRLDQPKLDEVTRRIKVAGPNGYAILLAVPGSSDSRSSSSSATSDTATSTQRPLRNLVSYLKQKQAAGVISLPVGGNKDKENTGVLHAFPPCEFSQQFLDSPAKALAKSEEDYLVMIIVRAKLVNSG is encoded by the exons ATGAGGTCTGCGGGGCGGGAGCCTTTGCCGCGGCGGAGTCCAAGATGGCGGCGTGCGAGTCCGCTGTGTGAAACGAGCGCGGGGTGGCGGGTTAGTCAGCTCCGCAGAGACGACCTCCGGCGACCCTCCACCATGAAAGGGAAGGAGCGCTCGCCGGTCAAGCCCAAGCGCTCCCGCGGTGGCGAGGACTCCAGTTCTCGCGGAGAACGGAGCAAGAAGTTAGGGGGCTCCGGCGGCAGCAATGGGAGCAGCAGCGGGAAGGCGGACGGCGGCGGGTCGCGGCGGAGCCTCCACCTGGACAAGTCCAGCAGCCGAGGCGGCAGCCGCGAGTATGACACCGGCGGGGGCAGCTCCAGCAGCCGCTTGCACAGTTACAGCTCCCCCAGCACCAAAAATTCCTCAGGCGGGGGCGAGTCGCGCAGCAGCTCCCGGGGTGGAGGCGGGGAGTCACGTTCCTCCGGGGCCGCCTCCTCCGCGCCCGGCGGCGGGGACGGCGTGGAGTACAAGACCCTGAAGATCAGCGAGCTGGGGTCGCAGCTGAGCGACGAGGCGGTGGAGGACGGGCTGTTCCACGAGTTCAAACGCTTCGGTGATGTAAGTGTCAAAATCAGCCACCTCTCGGGCTCTGGCAGCGGGGATGAGCGGGTGGCCTTTGTGAACTTCCGGAGGCCCGAGGACGCGAGGGCGGCCAAGCATGCCCGAGGCCGCCTGGTGCTCTATGACCGGCCTCTGAAGATAGAAGCCGTGTACGTGAGCCGGCGCCGCAGCCGCTCCCCGTTGGACAAAGATCCCTACCCGCCGTCGTCCAGCGTGGTGGGAAGCTCCGTGGGGAGCCACCGGCACGCCCCCGGAGGAGGCGGCGGTCAGAGGTCACTTTCCCCTGGCGGGGCCGCGCTGGGATACAGAGACTACCGGTTGCAGCAGTTGGCTCTCGGCCGCctgccccctccacccccacccccattgccCCGAGAGCTGGAAAGAGAACGAGACTATCCATTCTATGACAGAGTGCGCCCAGCGTACAGTCTGGAGCCCAGGGTGGGAGCTGGAGCCGGGGCCGCTCCTTTCCGAGAAGTGGATGAGATCTCACCCGAGGACGATCAGCGTGCCAACCGGACACTTTTCCTGGGCAACTTAGACATCACTGTGACAGAAAATGATCTAAGAAGGGCTTTTGATCGTTTCGGAGTCATCACAGAAGTGGACATTAAGAGGCCTTCTCGGGGCCAGACCAGTACCTATGGTTTTCTTAAATTTGAGAATCTGGACATGTCTCACAGGGCTAAACTAGCAATGTCTGGCAAAATTATAATTCGGAATCCAATCAAGATTGGTTATGGTAAAGCTACACCCACTACCCGACTTTGGGTGGGTGGCCTGGGACCTTGGGTGCCTCTTGCTGCCCTGGCACGAGAATTTGATCGATTTGGCACCATACGAACCATAGACTACCGAAAAGGTGATAGTTGGGCCTATATACAGTATGAAAGCTTGGATGCAGCTCATGCTGCCTGGACCCATATGCGTGGATTCCCACTTGGTGGCCCAGATCGTCGCCTTAGAGTAGACTTTGCAGACACAGAGCACCGTTACCAGCAGCAGTATCTTCAGCCTTTGCCCTTGACTCATTATGAACTAGTGACAGATACTTTTGGACATCGAGCACCTGACCCTTTGAGGAGTGCTCGGGATAGGACACCACCCTTACTATACAGAGATCGTGATAGGGACCTTTATACTGATTCTGATTGGGTGCCACCCCCACCACCAGTTCGAGAACGCAGTGCTCGTGCTGCAGCTAGTGCTGTGACTGCTTATGAGCCCCTGGATAGCTTGGATCGAAGGAGGGATGGCTGGTCATTGGACAGGGACAGAGGTGATCGGGATTTGCCCAGTAGCAGGGACCAGCCGAGGAAGCGAAGGCTGCCTGAGGAAAGTGGAGGACGGCATCTGGATAGATCACCTGAGAGTGACCGGCCACGAAAACGTCACTGCACTCCTTCTCCTGACCGAAGTCCAGAACTGAGCAGTAACAGAGATCGCTACAACAGTGACAATGATCGGTCGTCCCGTCTTCTTCTTTTGGAAAGGCCTTCTCCAATCAGAGATAGACGGGGCAGTTTGGAGAAGAGCCAGAGTGAGAAGCGAGACCGTAAAAACTCTGCATCAGCTGAAAGGGATAGAAAGCACCGGACAGCTGCTCCCACAGAGGGAAAAAACCCTCTGAAAAAAGAAGAACGGTCTGATGGCAATGCACCCAGTACCAGCACTTCTTCATCAAAGCAGAAACCTCCTTCCCAGAAACAGGATGGAGGGACAGCTCCTGTGGCAGCATCCTCTCCCAAACTCTGTTTGGCTTGGCAAGGCATGCTTCTACTGAAGAACAGCAACTTCCCTTCCAACATGCATCTATTGCAGGGTGACCTCCAAGTTGCTAGCAGTCTGCTTGTGGAGGGTTCAACAGGAGGCAAAGTAGCCCAGCTCAAGATCACTCAGCGTCTCCGTTTGGACCAGCCCAAGTTGGATGAAGTAACTCGTCGCATCAAAGTGGCAGGGCCGAATGGTTATGCCATACTTCTGGCTGTACCTGGAAGTTCTGACAGCcggtcctcctcttcctcagccaCATCAGACACTGCCACCTCTACTCAGAGGCCACTTAGGAACCTTGTGTCCTATTTAAAGCAAAAGCAGGCAGCTGGGGTGATCAGCCTCCCTGTGGGAGGCAACAAAGACAAGGAAAACACGGGGGTTCTTCATGCCTTCCCACCTTGTGAGTTCTCTCAGCAGTTCCTGGATTCCCCTGCCAAGGCACTGGCCAAATCTGAAGAAGATTACCTGGTCATGATCATTGTCCGTG CAAAACTGGTGAACAGCGGATGA